In Castanea sativa cultivar Marrone di Chiusa Pesio chromosome 6, ASM4071231v1, a single window of DNA contains:
- the LOC142639616 gene encoding serine/threonine-protein phosphatase 7 long form homolog, translating into MDPHRVGPSIGTVLTRQPMHRSSLLWDALLAGEEVPGVLTCCHRDKGLFDGGLDPRIATYITDAGLDGLLRVPHMDLDHALITALVERWRPETHSFHLPHGEMTITLQDIEVPPSPPDRPVGTKKNTAVLEGSRIKAKWLEEQFRNPLPADATEVRVQQHLCKASEKTAKQIGGALLLVQLWAWARFPQICPVMRHPHQALPPGPFAVRWKGANITTDHPMHVLRAYRVSLASLWPNQEPYRDYLGSLPAYCTAGQHIWRSIVPFIHFWVVEGHHPERVLRQFGMKQGVPDNVDTSIELHKITLQGKHEKNWVQEHATHIARWVVHATIAEAPPFHGLRIMAKFEPGSEIYTDCMNALQSVKKISRLTLDGARTVGNASEPAVGRGRQAGGR; encoded by the exons ATGGACCCACATCGAGTAGGACCCTCTATAGGGACTGTCTTGACGAGGCAACCTATGCATCGTTCAAGTTTGCTTTGGGATGCTCTTTTGGCAGGCGAG GAAGTGCCAGGTGTTCTGACTTGTTGTCACCGAGATAAAGGTCTGTTTGATGGTGGGTTAGATCCACGGATTGCCACTTATATCACAGATGCGGGGTTAGATGGGCTACTTCGGGTCCCACATATGGACCTTGACCATGCACTGATCACGGCCTTAGTGGAGAGATGGCGGCCAGAGACGCACTCATTCCACTTGCCCCACGGTGAGATGACCATCACACTACAAGACATAGAG GTACCCCCCTCTCCACCGGACAGACCAGTTGGTACAAAAAAGAACACTGCAGTGTTGGAAGGGTCGAGGATAAAAGCCAAATGGCTGGAGGAGCAGTTTCGCAACCCTCTTCCCGCTGACGCCACTGAGGTGCGTGTGCAACA ACACCTCTGTAAGGCATCAGAGAAGACAGCTAAGCAAATTGGTGGTGCACTGCTATTAGTGCAGTTGTGGGCGTGGGCGAGGTTTCCACAAATATGTCCTGTGATGAGGCATCCACACCAGGCACTGCCCCCAGGTCCATTTGCTGTCAG ATGGAAAGGGGCTAATATAACAACTGACCATCCAATGCATGTCCTACGCGCCTATCGTGTGTCGCTTGCTTCGCTCTGGCCAAATCAG GAGCCATATAGAGATTATTTGGGTTCTCTGCCCGCATATTGTACGGCAGGCCAGCACATATGGAGGTCTATCGTGCCGTTCATACATTTTTGGGTGGTTGAAGGCCATCACCCTGAACGTGTTCTTCGACAGTTTGGGATGAAGCAAGGCGTACCGGACAATGTCGATACTTCAATTGAACTTCACAAGATAACACTCCAAGGCAAGCACGAAAAAAATTGGGTTCAAGAACATGCCACTCATATTGCTAGATGGGTTGTGCATGCCACAATTGCTGAAGCACCGCCCTTTCATGGG TTGAGAATTATGGCGAAGTTCGAACCAGGGTCTGAGATCTACACCGACTGTATGAATGCCTTGCAATCTGTTAAAAAGATCAGTCGATTGACCTTGGACGGTGCACGCACTGTGGGCAACGCAAGTGAACCGGCTGTAGGGCGTGGTCGGCAAGCAGGTGGGCGTTGA